One genomic window of Nicotiana sylvestris chromosome 10, ASM39365v2, whole genome shotgun sequence includes the following:
- the LOC138879633 gene encoding uncharacterized protein, whose protein sequence is MGRISLLEKVARDSEKVILEAEKVTHEAQLEAANWKWQFDSAQIAIEDMQENRSNLEQQVRALTLELAVAKASSSQAERDKEYHESSFSDQLSKANEEIKELKALLSQKEVYEKDLAQSLTQTQMDLRASTDKIRALESSNAVLQISFNSTLAENEELKSEIAIWERDYELLEDKMVVEVSWTFLNSRRDALTEASQENVNLELELAKVMETIEKTQQPLDFPSPIIEALVVEAPETDVALVQVPEVEATVDKAPEGEASVTLAHLIEPAVSSQVDTVLVAAPSDVGTVTSDAPASQ, encoded by the coding sequence ATGGGCAGAATTTCTCTTTTAGAGAAAGTGGCCCGTGACTCTGAGAAAGTAATTCTTGAGGCCGAAAAAGTGACTCATGAAGCTCAACTAGAAGCGGCTAATTGGAAATGGCAATTTGATAGTGCACAAATCGctattgaagatatgcaagagAATAGGAGTAACCTGGAGCAGCAGGTGCGTGCATTGACTTTGGAATTGGCAGtggccaaggcttcttcaagccaagcAGAGAGGGACAAAGAATACCATGAATCTTCTTTCTCAGATCAGCTATCTAAGGCAAATGAGGAGATTAAAGAATTGAAGGCACTCTTGAGTCAAAAGGAGGTTTATGAGAAAGATCTTGCACAGAGCTTGACCCAAACTCAAATGGACTTGAGGGCCTCTACTGATAAAATCCGTGCTTTGGAAAGTTCCAATGCCGTTCTTCAAATATCTTTCAATTccaccttggctgaaaatgaagagctcAAAAGTGAAATTGCTATTTGGGAAAGAGACTACGAGCTTCTCGAGGATAAAATGGTTGTTGAGGTAAGTTGGACTTTTCTGAACTCTCGCCGTGATGCCTTAACTGAGGCTAGCCAAGAGAACGTTAATTTAGAGTTAGAATTGGCTAAAGTCATGGAGACTATTGAGAAAACTCAACAACCACTGGACTTTCCTTCTCCCATAATTGAGGCTCTCGTGGTTGAAGCTCCTGAAACTGATGTAGCCTTGGTTCAAGTTCCTGAAGTTGAAGCTACCGTGGATAAAGCTCCCGAAGGTGAAGCTTCCGTGACTCTTGCTCACCTCATCGAGCCTGCTGTTTCAAGTCAAGTTGACACCGTGCTTGTGGCTGCTCCTTCTGATGTTGGCACCGTTACTTCTGATGCTCCTGCCTCCCAATGA